In Brevibacillus brevis NBRC 100599, a single genomic region encodes these proteins:
- a CDS encoding RCC1 domain-containing protein, translating to MNKIANRIRNIFLAMFSILILSQETTFAAGNVISSAAGGSHSLILRSDGTVWAWGNNGNGQLGDGTFEQRNEPVLVKGLTGVTKIAAGSSHSLALKSDGTVWGWGWNGKGQLGNNTTTSSNISKPVQAVGLTDVIDIAAGDAHGLALKKDGTVWIWGSNSTNLPTRVESLTDVRAIAAAGAHNLTVKKDGTVWSWGWNGYGQLGINNTGSKDVPTKVSNLSNIVSVAAGFHHSLALDVEGKVYAWGGNTYGQVGDGTTTQRNAPVEVPSLVDIVEIASGSYSYHTLALKKDGTVYAWGLGTSGQLGNGTTTNSNIPIQVNIVP from the coding sequence ATGAACAAAATTGCAAATAGAATTAGGAATATTTTCCTGGCGATGTTTTCAATTCTGATCTTGTCACAAGAGACAACTTTTGCAGCAGGAAATGTAATAAGCAGTGCAGCGGGTGGTAGTCATTCCTTGATCCTAAGGAGTGACGGTACAGTTTGGGCATGGGGAAACAATGGGAACGGTCAATTGGGAGATGGTACGTTTGAACAAAGAAATGAACCTGTATTGGTAAAAGGACTTACGGGTGTTACAAAAATTGCAGCTGGATCTTCGCATAGTTTAGCATTAAAAAGTGATGGTACAGTTTGGGGGTGGGGATGGAATGGCAAAGGTCAATTAGGCAACAACACAACTACATCCTCAAATATTTCTAAACCTGTACAAGCAGTTGGACTAACAGATGTGATTGATATTGCTGCTGGGGATGCTCATGGGCTAGCCCTGAAGAAAGATGGAACGGTTTGGATTTGGGGAAGTAATAGTACCAATTTGCCAACGAGAGTAGAAAGTTTAACAGATGTAAGGGCGATTGCTGCGGCAGGTGCACACAATCTTACAGTAAAAAAAGACGGTACGGTATGGTCCTGGGGGTGGAATGGGTATGGTCAGTTAGGCATTAACAATACAGGCTCGAAGGACGTCCCAACGAAAGTTAGTAATTTGTCGAATATTGTCTCAGTAGCGGCAGGATTTCATCATAGTCTGGCGCTAGACGTAGAGGGGAAAGTATACGCTTGGGGAGGCAATACTTATGGACAAGTAGGAGACGGAACTACCACGCAGCGAAATGCACCAGTCGAAGTGCCTAGTTTAGTTGATATTGTTGAAATAGCAAGTGGGTCTTATTCGTATCATACTCTGGCACTGAAAAAAGATGGAACCGTTTATGCATGGGGCCTGGGTACCTCTGGGCAACTAGGAAATGGTACAACCACGAATAGTAATATACCTATTCAAGTCAATATTGTTCCATAA
- a CDS encoding RHS repeat domain-containing protein codes for MKLLSIKSLLTYLLCISLSTTLIPLGTLLANEPAQISISDETPNTEAVTPNATVKEIQQSIDEQNTAPSSRKGENDPTQYNAEDVSSLTWTQLDANTAIEIHQTFDRTLLKYAAYFYSDLLQLLSTEEQAEVKTFSSDQLISQFDHFSQENKALLNRLTPLVQSKVNEIKSLEETLDIQAVNTTPPEVLYTEKDQEFRFARSKTEQSVDDVYRSANLVEQDLYLSGRHGLDLDIKRRYHSMSSKISAPSWDDDLDKNEALKANEKFATGWDFNMPRLDIVTREQAATVRDDPYNPGQQIYSTKVDKSPTANRYYISLEDGTSLEYRFNKFVNYPYKDIMFITDDVNRKYTLHYRNLKYEFDVKLGTVVKSNIYGDTIKYNLNSDGEPVSIEDSVGRYVVLKRKQNDTTQDLIVYKDKSETTVLKHIRYHFERKLALNGYFQLVRVEVLPTAGSGSGSYTVANYSYHNPTTKGIAYFNLNKEYTLDKLPTDQSLQDSAKYWESDTKKRKEIDYLLMQEVSYPLQGLKINYEYRPYQLGQTTFNDGLVRIFQDKYALSYVAYHPVNKVSYSYTQKTPKGTNTYKLEKSYANNDNLREIWKVPKEQLPRLKNFGDRHGDTIQVTESEASRYTKNSIYKVNQDGNTLLRSEKTTGVSKGGTNVSGAKYRVEYNPTTYTTYAYSGRNTKPTYQYVFLEPTSAVSDLDVYNSYLKDPNLSNRSRYAAKINNYAQETYLEYNDYGQLTKQIAPDGIVSTWTYDAEGVNPWGFRTFSVLKAARTQSTSASGDPYYSNTTFEYNNQYLLRKETEINSFPANLINNHKSQSIERTYEYTNNQLYSITENFGGGKTRTQTFTAYDQYGVQPTQIALAGVELESGKSDVLNFSYDIDDKGQIKSQTYPNGSKATYDYDELGRPLSETFHNQGAKRTITYVYRDGEASGSSTDGPGIVEKIAPDQSKLITYYTPYGDPAYQEQVGTTGAKRPLVENEFTPDGMEISRTVPYGKQEQSTSYLYDWDGFVYQTTNSLGTTKNHRNNAYSDGTRYLPRLTEQTLSPNGYIATTYRDLYGKVESTEETTQSGSHHRVTNYQTDRFGKVTNKEISDGKTSQAWSMRFDHSDNLVYLQDPENNVNVYGYDGLGNLTSVLENGTTTAEYTYNSLSWKLSEKNPETKAETYTYEKSGLVKSYKDKNGVTFNYDYTPFHELKKVSSGASFYEDRMYDPQSGLLLSENNHTGNSISYGYDGFHRKNRQTMMDKDYQLLYSDNDDMIDTLVYPARGAVSGSAPSLSVGYTYDNANRLNSVAIPGVGTTTYTYDISNSGETNEVSYPGQPKAMQQSVSSFGEKTALNHADGWNETNGYDLFGNITSQKRSGTNYGLFVYDKLSRIKEESVEGNVKQYAYDKRGNRQVYANAPVDILGSYEMKHDLFNRLQEYKDGKGTTTYTYYPGGLRATKQQTGSVTDTTHYVYLDGQVIEELTQDGRVKARNVFGNQLIWRKDYASNLEGTYYYNSHGDVVKIKAPNGNVLNTYDYDIWGNLIADKVKETISNPFMYAGEMFDKESGFYYLRARYYDPKIGRFISEDTYKGQVDNPLTLNRYTYVSSNPLKYIDPSGHQQVIQSEFSPGGNYYYYDKEGVRRIHGSKEIDWDFYVDWYGRDAYGMVEELRGTNSVKNTIAMYAGQLHRERIGMPDSINGSGSFGVSKNAGKLSKGTNILSPKLIELHTKLDELAEKHLLPQFRAIDPNLKAGYTGSFKTGTVGNQSKPTFGQPIDMSKYDIDYYIESDILYEKFGNGLKANPEFRKILSETPGFEGLKPNKQGFSIKFKPSSK; via the coding sequence ATGAAACTCCTTTCCATAAAATCACTCTTAACCTATCTGCTATGCATTTCACTTTCCACAACGCTTATACCACTTGGAACCTTGCTGGCGAATGAACCTGCACAGATATCAATCTCAGATGAAACACCAAATACTGAAGCAGTCACCCCAAATGCGACAGTAAAAGAAATTCAACAATCCATAGATGAGCAGAACACCGCTCCTTCATCACGTAAAGGGGAGAATGATCCAACACAGTATAACGCAGAGGATGTCTCTTCTCTTACATGGACCCAGCTGGATGCTAACACAGCAATAGAAATCCACCAAACATTCGACCGAACCTTACTAAAGTACGCTGCCTATTTCTACTCAGATCTATTGCAGCTGCTTTCAACTGAAGAACAAGCAGAAGTCAAAACTTTTTCCAGTGACCAGCTCATTTCTCAATTCGATCATTTCAGTCAGGAAAATAAGGCCCTCTTAAATCGCCTTACACCCCTCGTGCAATCGAAAGTAAATGAAATCAAGAGTCTGGAAGAAACACTCGACATTCAAGCAGTGAATACAACTCCTCCAGAAGTTCTCTACACGGAAAAAGATCAGGAGTTTCGCTTTGCTCGTTCAAAAACAGAGCAATCCGTAGATGATGTATATCGCTCTGCAAACTTGGTCGAGCAAGATCTCTACTTATCAGGAAGGCATGGACTGGATCTGGATATAAAACGCAGATACCACTCCATGAGCAGTAAAATCAGTGCACCAAGCTGGGACGATGATCTAGACAAGAATGAAGCCCTGAAGGCCAATGAGAAATTTGCAACCGGCTGGGATTTTAATATGCCGAGACTGGATATCGTCACGCGTGAGCAGGCAGCCACGGTAAGGGACGACCCCTATAATCCAGGCCAGCAAATTTACTCCACTAAGGTAGACAAGAGTCCAACGGCGAATCGTTATTACATTAGCTTAGAGGACGGGACATCTTTAGAATACCGGTTCAACAAGTTCGTGAATTATCCATATAAAGACATCATGTTCATCACGGACGACGTGAATCGGAAATACACACTGCATTACCGTAATCTGAAGTATGAATTCGATGTAAAGCTAGGAACGGTCGTCAAATCCAATATTTATGGGGATACAATCAAGTACAACCTGAACAGCGACGGAGAGCCAGTCAGCATCGAAGACAGTGTCGGCCGCTATGTGGTGCTAAAACGAAAGCAAAACGACACCACGCAAGACTTGATAGTCTATAAAGACAAATCAGAGACTACCGTGCTCAAGCACATTCGCTACCACTTTGAACGAAAGCTAGCATTGAACGGTTACTTTCAGCTCGTTCGAGTAGAAGTCTTGCCGACAGCAGGGAGTGGAAGCGGTTCTTATACAGTAGCAAATTACTCCTATCATAATCCTACTACCAAGGGTATTGCTTATTTCAATTTGAACAAAGAATACACACTGGACAAGCTCCCAACTGATCAAAGCCTTCAAGATTCAGCAAAGTATTGGGAATCGGATACAAAGAAACGTAAGGAAATCGATTACTTGCTCATGCAAGAAGTTTCCTATCCGTTGCAAGGATTAAAAATCAACTACGAATATCGTCCCTATCAACTAGGTCAAACGACGTTCAATGACGGTCTCGTACGGATTTTTCAAGACAAGTATGCACTGAGCTATGTAGCTTATCATCCTGTTAATAAAGTATCGTACAGCTATACGCAGAAAACGCCAAAAGGAACCAATACGTATAAGCTGGAAAAGAGTTATGCCAATAACGACAACCTCCGCGAGATATGGAAGGTACCAAAGGAACAACTGCCTCGATTGAAGAATTTTGGGGATCGACATGGGGATACCATCCAAGTCACAGAATCTGAGGCTTCCCGTTATACGAAGAATTCCATTTACAAGGTCAATCAAGACGGAAATACGTTGTTGCGAAGCGAGAAGACAACAGGCGTGAGCAAAGGCGGTACAAATGTATCTGGCGCGAAGTATCGGGTCGAGTACAATCCAACTACGTACACAACCTATGCCTACTCCGGCCGGAACACCAAGCCGACGTATCAATACGTTTTCCTGGAACCGACATCGGCGGTGAGCGATCTAGATGTTTACAATTCCTACTTGAAAGACCCGAACCTTTCCAATCGCTCACGGTATGCGGCGAAGATCAACAATTACGCTCAAGAGACGTATTTGGAATATAACGATTACGGACAGCTAACTAAGCAGATTGCACCGGACGGGATTGTAAGTACATGGACATATGATGCAGAAGGGGTAAATCCATGGGGCTTCCGGACCTTCTCTGTATTGAAGGCCGCCAGAACGCAATCAACCTCCGCCTCAGGCGATCCGTATTATTCGAATACGACATTCGAGTATAACAATCAATATTTGCTTCGGAAGGAAACGGAGATCAACTCGTTCCCTGCCAATTTGATCAATAATCACAAGAGCCAATCAATCGAACGGACATATGAGTACACCAATAACCAGCTCTATTCGATTACAGAGAACTTTGGCGGAGGAAAGACAAGGACGCAGACCTTTACCGCCTATGATCAATATGGCGTTCAGCCAACACAAATCGCACTCGCAGGTGTTGAGCTGGAAAGCGGTAAATCGGATGTATTGAATTTTTCCTACGACATCGATGACAAAGGCCAAATCAAAAGCCAGACCTATCCGAACGGAAGCAAAGCTACATACGATTACGATGAGTTAGGCCGACCGTTATCCGAGACTTTTCACAATCAAGGCGCAAAACGGACCATTACGTATGTGTATCGGGACGGCGAAGCCTCTGGATCTAGTACAGATGGACCGGGCATCGTGGAGAAAATCGCCCCGGATCAATCAAAGCTCATCACTTACTACACCCCGTATGGAGATCCCGCCTATCAAGAGCAGGTGGGCACGACTGGTGCGAAGCGGCCTTTGGTAGAAAACGAGTTTACGCCAGATGGTATGGAGATTAGTCGCACGGTTCCTTACGGGAAGCAGGAGCAAAGCACCTCGTACCTGTATGACTGGGACGGTTTTGTGTACCAAACGACGAATTCCTTAGGAACCACTAAGAACCATCGAAACAATGCCTACTCGGATGGAACAAGATACTTACCCCGTCTGACGGAACAAACGCTCTCTCCGAATGGCTATATCGCGACCACCTACCGTGATTTGTATGGAAAAGTGGAGAGCACGGAGGAGACTACGCAAAGCGGCAGTCACCATCGCGTGACGAACTACCAGACGGATCGATTCGGGAAAGTAACCAATAAAGAAATCTCAGACGGCAAAACTTCCCAAGCGTGGAGTATGCGCTTCGACCATAGCGACAACCTGGTTTATTTGCAGGACCCTGAAAATAACGTAAATGTATACGGGTACGATGGGCTAGGCAATCTCACCAGTGTATTGGAGAACGGGACGACTACCGCTGAGTATACCTACAATAGTTTGTCGTGGAAGCTCTCGGAGAAGAATCCGGAGACAAAAGCGGAGACGTACACCTACGAAAAAAGCGGTCTTGTAAAGAGCTACAAGGACAAAAACGGCGTCACATTCAACTACGACTACACGCCTTTCCATGAGTTGAAGAAAGTTTCTTCCGGCGCTTCTTTCTATGAAGACCGGATGTATGATCCACAATCTGGCCTGCTTCTGAGTGAAAATAATCACACCGGAAACTCTATTAGCTATGGCTACGATGGATTCCATCGAAAGAATCGCCAAACGATGATGGACAAGGATTACCAGCTTCTGTATTCCGACAACGACGATATGATAGATACACTCGTATACCCGGCAAGGGGGGCGGTATCTGGTTCAGCCCCATCTCTAAGTGTCGGATACACCTATGACAACGCGAACCGATTAAACTCGGTGGCCATCCCGGGCGTTGGAACAACCACGTACACGTACGATATCAGTAACTCAGGAGAAACCAATGAAGTATCGTATCCGGGACAACCGAAAGCGATGCAGCAGTCGGTCAGCTCATTTGGTGAAAAAACAGCCTTGAATCACGCAGACGGCTGGAATGAGACGAATGGCTACGATCTGTTTGGAAATATCACCAGTCAAAAGCGTTCCGGTACGAATTATGGATTGTTTGTGTACGACAAGCTTTCCCGGATCAAGGAAGAATCGGTCGAGGGAAACGTCAAGCAATACGCTTATGACAAGCGCGGCAACCGTCAAGTGTATGCCAATGCTCCGGTAGATATCCTGGGCTCCTATGAAATGAAGCATGATTTGTTTAATCGTTTGCAGGAGTACAAGGATGGGAAAGGGACAACGACATACACGTATTATCCAGGTGGACTTCGAGCGACGAAGCAACAAACGGGTAGCGTAACGGATACGACTCACTACGTCTATTTGGATGGGCAAGTGATTGAAGAGCTGACGCAGGATGGCAGGGTCAAGGCGCGGAATGTGTTTGGTAACCAGTTGATTTGGCGAAAAGACTATGCGTCGAATCTTGAAGGTACCTACTATTACAACAGCCACGGTGATGTTGTCAAAATCAAAGCTCCTAATGGGAATGTTCTGAATACGTACGACTACGACATCTGGGGCAATTTGATTGCGGATAAGGTCAAAGAGACGATTTCCAATCCGTTTATGTATGCGGGGGAGATGTTTGACAAAGAGAGCGGATTCTATTATTTGCGGGCCCGGTATTATGATCCGAAGATAGGGCGGTTTATATCGGAGGATACGTATAAAGGGCAAGTGGATAATCCGCTGACGCTTAACAGGTATACGTACGTGAGCAGTAATCCTTTAAAGTATATTGATCCTAGTGGACACCAACAGGTAATACAATCAGAATTTTCGCCAGGAGGAAATTACTACTACTACGATAAAGAAGGAGTAAGACGGATTCATGGTAGTAAAGAAATCGATTGGGATTTTTATGTAGATTGGTACGGTCGAGACGCATATGGAATGGTAGAAGAATTGCGTGGTACTAATTCTGTAAAAAATACAATTGCTATGTATGCTGGTCAATTACACCGTGAAAGAATTGGGATGCCTGACTCAATTAATGGTAGTGGCTCATTCGGAGTTTCCAAAAACGCAGGGAAATTGTCTAAAGGGACGAATATTCTTAGTCCCAAACTTATTGAGCTTCATACGAAATTAGATGAACTTGCTGAAAAACATCTACTCCCACAATTTAGAGCAATTGACCCTAATCTCAAGGCGGGTTATACTGGTTCATTTAAGACTGGCACTGTTGGGAATCAGAGCAAACCGACGTTTGGCCAACCTATTGATATGAGTAAGTATGATATTGATTATTATATAGAAAGTGATATTTTGTACGAGAAATTTGGTAATGGTCTAAAAGCTAATCCCGAATTTAGAAAAATCCTCTCAGAGACGCCAGGATTTGAAGGGCTTAAACCGAATAAACAGGGTTTCTCAATTAAATTTAAGCCATCAAGTAAATAG
- a CDS encoding TlpA family protein disulfide reductase, producing the protein MLIAINMIFLLIFAFILAKLLTLLKQTQDQVHHFHPFIPETGPAIGTKLQSLPFRTLNGLEQQLNHLPRPLIVNFTHTGCGHCANHVHELLSEGRVLTDASVIISTESEHISTSQWLQENNISGIPVLIGNEPMLEAYKINHFPSVFVIDEQDVIRAKPITAVDTKKKLLALAGEPA; encoded by the coding sequence TTGCTCATAGCCATAAACATGATCTTTCTACTTATCTTTGCCTTCATACTGGCAAAACTCCTCACCCTACTAAAACAAACACAAGATCAGGTCCATCACTTCCACCCATTCATCCCAGAAACCGGACCAGCAATCGGCACCAAACTACAATCGCTACCTTTCCGCACACTAAACGGTCTAGAGCAACAACTAAATCACCTGCCCCGCCCACTCATCGTAAACTTCACGCATACAGGCTGCGGGCACTGTGCCAATCATGTGCACGAACTATTATCCGAGGGAAGGGTACTCACAGATGCATCCGTTATCATCTCGACAGAATCCGAGCACATATCCACTTCCCAATGGCTACAAGAAAATAACATATCCGGCATACCAGTATTGATCGGCAACGAACCCATGCTGGAAGCATACAAGATCAACCATTTCCCCAGCGTTTTCGTAATCGATGAGCAGGACGTCATTCGTGCCAAGCCGATAACCGCAGTGGATACCAAAAAGAAGCTCCTGGCGCTAGCAGGTGAACCAGCATGA
- a CDS encoding ABC transporter ATP-binding protein — translation MIRSYFAKTVRLIWTHGKLWLICSIALRIILAFSPLATIWIMKEMVNEVTAIALDQTDDYQPLLWLLAGLFSVTLVTNALETVLRVLNAHTEQRLEYHLEHMVAKKAASVPLSYFDDPEFYNHHHRIRAEAMGERFLDPLERVLDLGKNLITLISFAVFLFSIHWGLAVMSLLAVIPLLIVQIKFGMSEYYLARLQTPEIREAAYISSILNERDSSKEVRLFQLKDFLLGRWSRLFLKNMKEVLRLLHRREKALILSGIFTSSMYIGCLGLVVSLLRASALMVGDFVAIAQAVQNTQQLLSQMTFNLAHIVNRCLYIADLFDFLEYEDKTIPQLTGKAEFPTKLQSGITFDRVSFCYPKMERNVIDEVSFTIKRGERIAIVGDNGSGKTTLVKCLMGLYPIHSGNILFDNQSIRELDISDLQRNITVIFQDFIRYNFTAGENITIGRVTQEVNPAQMRQVAVETGADTFIRRLPSGYDTILGRTLQDGEDLSGGQWQKVALARALYRRGEIFILDEPTAALDPQAELEVFQQFDALTQNKTAIFISHRMAAARMADRIFVMKQGQLIEVGHHDELMDANGEYSRMYRMQAKWFA, via the coding sequence ATGATTCGCTCCTATTTTGCAAAAACCGTTCGATTGATTTGGACACATGGCAAGCTATGGCTCATTTGTTCCATTGCTCTCAGAATCATCCTGGCATTTTCCCCGTTGGCTACGATCTGGATTATGAAAGAAATGGTGAACGAGGTTACAGCCATTGCGCTGGACCAAACAGATGATTACCAGCCATTGCTTTGGCTGCTTGCGGGATTGTTTTCCGTGACGTTGGTGACGAATGCGTTGGAAACGGTCTTGCGTGTTCTCAATGCCCATACGGAGCAACGACTGGAATATCATTTGGAGCATATGGTAGCAAAGAAAGCAGCATCTGTTCCGCTCTCCTATTTCGATGATCCGGAATTTTACAATCATCATCACCGCATTCGGGCAGAAGCAATGGGGGAACGCTTCCTGGACCCTCTGGAAAGGGTATTGGATCTCGGTAAAAATCTGATTACTCTGATTTCGTTTGCGGTATTTTTGTTTAGCATTCACTGGGGATTAGCTGTGATGAGCTTGCTGGCCGTGATCCCGCTGTTAATTGTCCAAATCAAATTTGGGATGTCGGAATACTATCTCGCAAGGCTACAGACGCCGGAAATTCGAGAAGCTGCCTACATCAGCTCGATCCTGAATGAGCGCGACAGCTCCAAAGAGGTCCGACTGTTTCAGCTCAAGGACTTTTTGCTAGGCAGATGGTCTCGCCTGTTTTTGAAAAATATGAAAGAGGTACTTCGTCTGCTCCACCGCAGAGAAAAAGCACTGATTCTCTCAGGGATCTTTACCTCCTCGATGTATATTGGCTGCTTGGGATTGGTCGTATCGCTGCTTCGTGCAAGTGCCCTGATGGTAGGGGATTTTGTAGCGATTGCACAAGCGGTACAGAATACGCAGCAGCTGCTTTCGCAAATGACCTTTAACCTCGCACATATCGTCAACAGATGCTTGTACATCGCTGATCTGTTTGACTTTCTGGAATACGAGGATAAAACGATTCCGCAGCTCACTGGCAAAGCGGAGTTTCCGACCAAGCTGCAATCTGGTATTACATTTGATCGGGTTTCGTTTTGCTATCCCAAAATGGAGCGCAATGTGATCGATGAAGTTTCCTTTACGATCAAGCGGGGGGAGCGTATTGCGATTGTTGGCGATAATGGCTCTGGAAAAACGACGCTCGTCAAATGCCTGATGGGGCTTTATCCGATCCATTCAGGAAATATTCTGTTCGACAATCAGTCGATTCGTGAGCTCGATATTTCCGACCTGCAACGAAATATCACGGTCATTTTCCAAGACTTCATACGGTACAACTTCACTGCTGGAGAGAACATCACCATTGGGAGAGTGACGCAGGAAGTCAATCCCGCCCAGATGAGGCAGGTAGCGGTTGAAACCGGTGCAGATACCTTTATTCGTCGGCTCCCTAGTGGTTACGATACGATTTTGGGGCGGACGCTACAGGATGGCGAAGACTTGTCAGGTGGACAGTGGCAGAAGGTCGCGTTGGCGCGGGCTTTATACAGAAGAGGAGAGATTTTTATTCTGGACGAGCCTACGGCGGCACTTGATCCGCAGGCAGAGCTGGAAGTATTTCAGCAGTTTGATGCCCTCACCCAGAATAAGACGGCGATTTTTATTTCCCATCGGATGGCTGCGGCACGAATGGCGGATCGGATTTTTGTCATGAAGCAAGGTCAGCTGATCGAAGTCGGGCATCATGATGAGCTCATGGATGCAAACGGAGAATATTCGCGTATGTACCGCATGCAGGCGAAATGGTTTGCGTAA
- a CDS encoding MauE/DoxX family redox-associated membrane protein — translation MEELGLLFRLILAFLFLSTFISKIRDIGTHLSIVRAYQIIPYSWSKGFTYLDLGLQVTVAVSLLIGLFTTLGLSLAILLLGVYTLAISINLAKGRKKISCGCGGMAGNHFLSWKLVLRNLVFISLAVCVGQWNGGWASVDHYLLSGSFEITNEVMAIFFSSVCISLLMAISGEISTFKHILGKRQG, via the coding sequence ATGGAGGAGCTTGGGCTGCTGTTTCGGCTGATTCTCGCGTTTTTATTTCTCAGTACGTTTATTTCAAAAATAAGGGATATAGGCACGCATTTGTCCATTGTGCGAGCCTATCAGATCATACCTTATTCGTGGTCAAAAGGCTTTACGTATCTGGATCTGGGGCTGCAAGTCACCGTAGCGGTTTCCTTGCTGATCGGTCTTTTTACAACGCTGGGACTGTCCTTGGCGATTTTGTTGCTAGGGGTGTACACACTTGCGATCAGTATCAATCTAGCAAAAGGAAGAAAGAAGATTTCATGCGGGTGCGGCGGAATGGCGGGAAACCATTTTTTATCGTGGAAGCTCGTATTGCGTAACCTCGTATTCATCAGTCTGGCAGTCTGTGTGGGGCAATGGAACGGGGGCTGGGCGAGTGTTGACCATTATTTGTTGTCCGGTAGTTTCGAAATCACCAACGAAGTTATGGCTATCTTCTTTTCGAGTGTATGCATCTCACTACTCATGGCCATTAGCGGAGAAATCAGTACGTTCAAACATATTTTAGGGAAAAGGCAGGGATGA
- a CDS encoding acetyltransferase — MNTKTVVYEASYRDQLVDIWYRAVCRTHHFLTTEDIAFYKNMVKNEALSAVEVWMEINEKKEPVGFIGLDGTKIEMLFVDPEYHGKGIGSRLLEHAERKYGPHLKVDVNEQNEGAHAFYKRYGFVQTGRSELDGSGRPFPLLHLDLER, encoded by the coding sequence ATGAATACCAAAACTGTAGTTTATGAAGCCAGCTATCGTGATCAATTGGTAGATATTTGGTATCGTGCTGTTTGCCGTACGCACCATTTTTTGACGACAGAAGATATTGCGTTTTATAAAAACATGGTAAAAAATGAAGCACTATCTGCTGTTGAGGTATGGATGGAAATAAACGAAAAGAAAGAGCCTGTAGGCTTCATTGGGCTTGATGGAACGAAAATCGAAATGCTGTTCGTTGATCCAGAATATCACGGGAAAGGGATTGGGAGCAGATTACTCGAACATGCAGAGCGTAAGTATGGCCCGCATTTGAAAGTAGATGTCAACGAGCAAAACGAAGGGGCTCACGCTTTCTACAAACGGTATGGATTTGTGCAAACAGGACGATCTGAACTGGATGGTTCCGGAAGGCCCTTTCCTTTGCTTCATTTAGATTTAGAACGTTAA
- a CDS encoding peptidylprolyl isomerase, producing the protein MKKLVSLAVVASIAIPLLSPTFVQQAAANAIHDYRNEVQVNQFRPHGGDKQEVNDFIASLVKQRSNPAEVAKLVADDSLTNFAMKTYMEGLAQYKNIQVIEAKVDKLYTVTKEDAFNNYRAIVKFKYVGYTADNKAIEKTDYLGLARLGTDPVNWKAWGVIWQDSGIDVSDVKLIQLEKPRKGEEVCVITTDAGVIKLRLFPNKAPKAVENFKTLAKKGQYNNMIFHRVINDFMIQAGDLKGPDGKELPSIYGESFEDEFSRDLFNFRGALSMGNAGPNTNSTHFYIVQSPKVDQEYLDLSALPLNAEAKYKEIGGRAYLDNRHTVFGHVFAGMEVVDKIAAQKTDENAKPIQNPIKVQKIEFVPYSE; encoded by the coding sequence ATGAAAAAACTCGTTTCTTTGGCAGTCGTTGCAAGTATTGCGATCCCGTTACTAAGTCCAACTTTTGTCCAACAGGCAGCTGCAAACGCTATTCATGACTATCGGAATGAAGTTCAGGTCAACCAGTTCCGCCCACATGGGGGAGATAAGCAGGAAGTGAATGATTTCATCGCGTCCTTGGTAAAGCAACGATCCAATCCTGCTGAAGTAGCAAAGCTGGTAGCAGATGACTCCTTGACGAATTTTGCGATGAAAACCTATATGGAAGGATTGGCGCAATACAAAAACATTCAGGTGATCGAAGCAAAGGTAGACAAGCTGTACACCGTCACGAAAGAGGACGCCTTCAATAATTATCGCGCGATTGTAAAATTCAAATACGTCGGGTATACCGCAGATAACAAGGCGATTGAAAAAACGGATTATCTCGGCTTGGCAAGACTCGGGACAGACCCGGTAAACTGGAAGGCGTGGGGCGTCATTTGGCAGGACTCTGGCATCGATGTGTCAGATGTGAAGCTGATTCAGTTAGAGAAGCCGCGCAAAGGCGAAGAAGTATGCGTGATCACGACAGATGCGGGTGTGATCAAGCTGAGACTGTTCCCGAACAAAGCTCCAAAAGCGGTGGAAAACTTTAAAACACTCGCGAAAAAAGGGCAATACAACAATATGATATTTCACCGTGTAATCAACGACTTCATGATTCAGGCGGGAGATTTGAAAGGGCCCGATGGCAAGGAGCTGCCGAGTATTTATGGCGAGTCGTTTGAGGACGAGTTTAGCCGGGATCTGTTCAATTTCAGAGGAGCACTCAGCATGGGGAACGCTGGACCTAATACGAATAGCACGCATTTCTACATTGTACAAAGCCCGAAGGTAGATCAGGAGTACCTCGATTTGTCGGCGCTGCCGCTGAATGCAGAAGCGAAGTATAAAGAAATTGGCGGACGAGCTTACCTCGACAATCGTCACACTGTTTTTGGGCATGTATTTGCCGGGATGGAGGTCGTAGACAAGATCGCAGCCCAGAAAACAGATGAGAATGCAAAGCCCATCCAAAATCCGATCAAGGTACAAAAGATCGAATTTGTCCCGTATAGCGAATAA